From a single Armatimonadota bacterium genomic region:
- the rhaI gene encoding L-rhamnose isomerase, with amino-acid sequence MADNYRAKYELLAEELISRGLDIEKIKARLKNQKIETPSWGYSNAGTRFGTFRQDGAAVTIEEKIADAAQVHKYTGVAPTVAVHVLWDFPHGLADARGLASYAESLGVKIGAINPNVFQDQVYAFGSITSANPNIRKRAVDHILDSIEIGKELGSEVLSLWFADGTDYPGEGDFRKRKAWAHECFRVVYDAMPENMRMLIEYKPFEPAFYHTDIADWGMSYVFCKAAGPRAHVLVDLGHHLQGANIEHIVAFLLNEERLGGFHFNNRKYSDDDLTVGSINPYELFLIYNELVKAEDNPNNNPPIAFMVDQCHIKKAKIDAMIQTVEHIQTSYAKALCINREKLAQAQEKNDIVTAESCLIEAFNTDVQPLLKVVREEMGLDPNPLEAFRASGYWEKVSKERAGRLGGGGLGV; translated from the coding sequence ATGGCTGACAATTATCGAGCGAAATATGAACTTTTAGCTGAAGAGTTGATAAGCCGCGGCCTTGATATCGAAAAGATAAAGGCACGATTAAAGAACCAGAAGATTGAAACCCCATCGTGGGGGTATTCGAATGCCGGGACGCGATTTGGCACATTCAGGCAGGATGGTGCGGCGGTAACGATTGAAGAAAAGATCGCCGATGCGGCGCAGGTGCATAAATATACTGGTGTTGCACCAACTGTTGCTGTTCATGTACTTTGGGACTTTCCGCATGGCCTTGCGGATGCTCGAGGGCTGGCATCGTACGCTGAGTCATTGGGCGTGAAAATCGGAGCAATCAACCCAAATGTGTTCCAAGATCAGGTGTATGCATTCGGCAGTATTACAAGTGCTAATCCAAACATTCGGAAACGGGCCGTTGACCATATTCTCGATTCGATTGAAATTGGGAAAGAGCTTGGTTCTGAGGTGTTGTCCCTGTGGTTTGCTGATGGGACAGACTATCCTGGTGAGGGCGACTTCCGCAAGCGTAAGGCATGGGCGCATGAATGCTTTCGTGTTGTTTATGATGCCATGCCTGAGAATATGCGCATGCTAATTGAGTACAAGCCTTTCGAGCCAGCGTTCTATCATACAGACATTGCCGATTGGGGAATGTCTTACGTTTTTTGCAAGGCAGCAGGTCCGAGGGCACACGTACTTGTAGACCTCGGCCATCATCTTCAAGGTGCGAACATTGAGCACATAGTAGCGTTTCTGCTGAACGAGGAGCGCCTGGGCGGTTTCCATTTCAACAACAGAAAGTATTCAGATGATGATCTTACTGTTGGCTCCATAAATCCATATGAGTTGTTCCTCATTTACAATGAGCTAGTTAAGGCGGAGGATAATCCTAACAACAATCCACCTATTGCGTTTATGGTTGACCAATGCCACATAAAAAAAGCCAAGATTGACGCAATGATTCAAACGGTTGAGCATATCCAAACGAGCTACGCCAAGGCTTTATGCATAAATCGAGAAAAGCTTGCGCAAGCCCAGGAGAAAAATGACATCGTCACCGCCGAATCCTGCCTCATCGAGGCATTCAACACCGACGTCCAGCCGCTTCTCAAGGTTGTTCGCGAAGAAATGGGTCTCGACCCTAATCCGCTGGAGGCGTTTCGCGCGTCCGGCTACTGGGAAAAAGTCTCCAAAGAGCGTGCGGGACGATTAGGCGGTGGTGGACTCGGCGTGTAG
- a CDS encoding DUF58 domain-containing protein, with translation MARIKLSAVFISSLSILAVAAVLNIWQLYFMSATLGMLPIVSYLLGRISARGLKCTRECPEYVSEGEPILVSLRLEGGQMLVGPVEVHDSFPQWFELASRENVVEWHDEVLVISYRTVPKKRGKYRVGPVIVRTTDPLGFFTFTSRYPLFSNMIVYPSPLRISELDSRLGGEFAEQQFEGSGAKGSGVDFHGVRDFSAGDELRRVHWKSTARHGKLNVVEFEHALGHNAVIVIDLEQGIEIGEPPFTSLEYAAKLAAGIAEQAVMRGSSVRLIYPGITGSAALPGVGLDQYYAILEALAGMKADKCQSLCDMLLQESDSIERNAVVICLSSRIEEKMADCAEILGGRSIKIFFVFLKMASVLLGAHEEILISNLASAGASIAVVECSDKELMARLNYQYVG, from the coding sequence ATGGCAAGAATAAAGCTCAGCGCGGTATTTATCTCCTCGCTGTCTATTCTCGCAGTTGCTGCTGTTTTGAACATATGGCAGCTATATTTTATGTCTGCCACCCTCGGAATGCTTCCGATAGTTTCGTATCTACTCGGGCGCATTTCAGCAAGGGGGTTGAAATGTACAAGGGAATGCCCTGAGTACGTCTCCGAGGGTGAACCTATTTTGGTTTCCCTAAGGCTTGAAGGGGGGCAGATGCTCGTTGGTCCGGTAGAAGTCCACGATTCATTTCCCCAATGGTTTGAATTGGCGTCCAGGGAAAATGTTGTTGAGTGGCATGATGAGGTGCTGGTAATCTCTTATAGGACGGTGCCGAAAAAGCGGGGAAAATACCGCGTTGGGCCCGTGATTGTTCGCACGACTGACCCACTCGGATTTTTTACATTCACAAGCCGCTATCCTTTGTTTTCCAATATGATCGTTTATCCGTCACCTCTGCGCATCTCCGAACTAGATTCGAGGCTTGGCGGAGAATTTGCAGAGCAGCAGTTCGAGGGTTCTGGCGCAAAGGGGAGCGGTGTGGATTTCCATGGCGTTAGGGATTTCAGTGCGGGTGATGAACTGAGGCGGGTTCACTGGAAATCAACTGCTCGCCATGGGAAGCTTAATGTTGTCGAGTTTGAACATGCCCTAGGGCATAATGCTGTAATTGTAATTGACCTAGAGCAGGGCATAGAGATAGGCGAACCACCTTTTACATCGCTGGAGTACGCCGCAAAATTAGCTGCGGGGATTGCAGAGCAGGCAGTTATGCGGGGAAGTAGTGTACGGCTCATATATCCAGGGATTACTGGAAGTGCAGCATTGCCTGGGGTTGGGCTTGACCAGTACTACGCGATTTTGGAGGCTCTTGCAGGAATGAAAGCAGACAAGTGTCAGTCCCTATGTGACATGTTATTGCAAGAGTCAGATTCGATCGAGAGAAATGCAGTTGTGATATGCTTGTCGTCTCGAATCGAAGAGAAAATGGCAGATTGTGCGGAGATTCTAGGTGGCCGATCTATAAAGATCTTTTTTGTTTTTTTGAAGATGGCATCAGTTTTATTAGGGGCGCATGAAGAGATATTGATTTCTAATTTGGCTTCCGCTGGGGCGTCTATTGCAGTTGTAGAATGTTCAGATAAAGAGCTAATGGCTAGGCTAAATTATCAATATGTGGGCTGA
- a CDS encoding DUF3488 and transglutaminase-like domain-containing protein, whose amino-acid sequence MQNEALNRIPLYVAAFGAALVGVASLSIAVNDSRFAGIIFGLLATGFATSWGTRAGLIKKQLMEKAILLMLGVILAAMYFMPDLRYEFLPASGLTSLDSLMVSLLAWMMVIYSFNLRSDRAVLFICVPVLSLVGLIGTFGVSAEVLTFFVMFVCFAAFALVEQNALSAQEGSVVRSHSRRVVHALVAGKVVICAILMGLLAGQVVFWGTGGKITGFFVGRQQFLAAESLVGGDFMPVCTGPVALGDEEVMTVQCEEGFLWRSQVYDTYTGRGWVNTIYEWEQNLIPKTRWVALGFQKGHKVPLNGYAIPWDANRLGMRTRVREVQQTFRSLGTPMVLVYGAAEPVFVAFQRPVGLRRVGGSLRTSRPYGTKNRYIVISSVSTATRAELENAGTDYPEFIADRYCDVPPSCWQIQRITDKVTSGLTNPYEKVIAIKDFLEKEYVYDAAAPAAPPQEDVVTYFLLKSRRGYCDVFASAMAIMCRQAGVPARVVSGFATGVYHEEDGLFHVQQKDRHAWTEVYFPNYGWIAFDLAPAEGSPGLLVRISKLLARAYRAVTAGGFAVAAMLVLAALALYLVKVRIIDRRRNEPQWVADLKVSRSRAVQNYKRMCRMLAGIGYPRLPALTPLEYAAELSAVLPTELSRMLPTIEAITSDFMEVRYGRRDLPESQINESAALLEDFARAIRGFWMKRLRKVCVRRLVNE is encoded by the coding sequence GTGCAGAATGAGGCTTTAAATAGAATACCGCTATATGTGGCAGCTTTCGGTGCGGCTTTGGTTGGGGTAGCTTCGTTAAGCATTGCAGTGAACGATAGTCGTTTCGCAGGCATAATATTTGGCCTACTAGCCACCGGGTTCGCCACGAGTTGGGGGACACGCGCAGGTCTTATCAAGAAGCAGCTTATGGAGAAGGCTATCTTGCTTATGCTTGGTGTGATACTAGCTGCAATGTACTTTATGCCCGACCTGAGGTACGAGTTCCTGCCAGCGAGCGGTCTTACTTCTCTGGACAGCTTGATGGTTTCATTGCTGGCCTGGATGATGGTAATTTACAGCTTCAATCTGCGTTCGGACAGGGCGGTGTTATTTATATGTGTCCCTGTGCTTAGCCTTGTGGGGCTAATCGGAACTTTCGGCGTTAGTGCTGAGGTCCTCACTTTCTTTGTCATGTTTGTGTGCTTTGCTGCCTTCGCCCTCGTTGAGCAAAATGCCCTCTCGGCGCAGGAAGGAAGCGTGGTCAGGTCGCATTCAAGGAGGGTTGTCCACGCGCTTGTTGCAGGCAAAGTTGTGATTTGTGCAATTTTAATGGGTTTGCTAGCAGGGCAGGTTGTTTTCTGGGGCACCGGCGGCAAGATAACAGGTTTTTTTGTTGGTCGCCAGCAATTCTTGGCGGCAGAGTCCTTAGTCGGAGGCGATTTCATGCCTGTGTGTACCGGCCCTGTTGCACTTGGTGATGAGGAAGTGATGACTGTGCAGTGTGAAGAAGGTTTTCTTTGGCGCTCGCAAGTATATGATACTTACACAGGGCGGGGCTGGGTAAACACTATATATGAATGGGAACAAAACCTAATTCCCAAAACACGATGGGTGGCACTTGGCTTCCAAAAAGGCCATAAAGTACCTCTTAATGGATATGCTATTCCCTGGGATGCTAATCGCTTAGGTATGCGCACAAGAGTAAGAGAAGTTCAGCAGACTTTTCGTTCGTTAGGAACGCCGATGGTTTTGGTCTATGGGGCTGCAGAACCAGTGTTTGTGGCGTTCCAGAGGCCTGTTGGACTGCGGCGGGTTGGTGGTTCTTTACGGACAAGCCGTCCTTACGGAACTAAGAATCGATATATTGTAATTTCATCAGTGAGTACTGCGACTAGGGCAGAGCTTGAAAACGCCGGGACTGATTATCCTGAATTCATCGCAGACCGTTACTGTGATGTCCCGCCGTCTTGTTGGCAAATCCAAAGGATTACCGATAAAGTTACCTCAGGGTTGACGAATCCCTATGAGAAAGTAATAGCGATTAAGGATTTTCTTGAGAAAGAGTACGTCTACGATGCCGCGGCACCGGCGGCGCCACCCCAGGAAGATGTAGTTACCTATTTTTTGTTGAAATCCCGCCGCGGCTATTGTGATGTTTTTGCAAGTGCAATGGCAATAATGTGTAGGCAAGCAGGCGTGCCCGCACGTGTTGTGAGCGGATTTGCCACAGGTGTTTATCACGAGGAGGACGGCCTATTCCATGTCCAGCAGAAGGACCGTCATGCATGGACGGAAGTGTATTTCCCAAATTACGGATGGATTGCATTTGATTTGGCCCCTGCTGAGGGCAGCCCTGGTCTGCTAGTACGTATTTCCAAGCTTTTGGCAAGAGCATATAGGGCGGTAACTGCTGGTGGTTTCGCCGTGGCGGCAATGCTCGTGTTGGCGGCCCTTGCGTTATATTTGGTCAAGGTTCGAATAATAGACCGGAGGAGAAATGAACCTCAATGGGTGGCTGACTTAAAAGTATCCCGCAGCCGTGCAGTTCAAAACTATAAGAGGATGTGTCGCATGCTTGCAGGCATTGGGTATCCTAGATTGCCTGCATTAACGCCGTTGGAGTATGCGGCGGAGCTGTCTGCTGTTTTGCCGACAGAGTTAAGCCGTATGCTGCCGACTATAGAAGCGATTACATCTGATTTTATGGAGGTACGGTATGGAAGGCGCGACCTCCCTGAAAGTCAAATTAATGAAAGTGCTGCTCTTCTAGAAGATTTTGCTCGGGCAATAAGAGGATTTTGGATGAAACGTCTGCGAAAAGTATGCGTTCGGAGATTAGTCAATGAATAA
- the holA gene encoding DNA polymerase III subunit delta encodes MNNIANGQAKDRVCLFTGEVDARRYEAVDALISRFVDPAFAEFDLEYIDAETSSASEILSAVSTVPFASERKVVVVQDVDCLGADEQLKIANFLPKLSARSCLILLTSEKAVTVKPKSQAKEKASTGADGEEEAPRKGLQPKLRSAVAKYGTIVHAEKLKGEALRRAVVAEAHKHGKDIQQAAAEALAYSIEGSLALMQREIEKLAIYIGDRKTIMLADVERLTPRPPEDRIFPMIDAIGAGKKAQAIKLLQETLMASARPEEEVMRILAMLARHFRLLYQMAYLRQIGLDPFSKVPDDVADMLPKEHNILETAEYARRAMAAQLRFFTMPQIMKCLKQVLATELVTKGVEGEASSRRLNLEILIMRLCDRERC; translated from the coding sequence ATGAATAATATAGCTAATGGTCAGGCAAAGGATAGGGTTTGTCTTTTTACCGGTGAAGTTGACGCCCGCAGGTATGAAGCTGTTGATGCACTTATCAGTCGTTTTGTTGATCCTGCTTTTGCAGAATTTGACCTTGAATATATCGATGCGGAGACATCATCTGCATCAGAAATCCTTTCTGCTGTTTCAACGGTTCCATTTGCTTCAGAGAGGAAAGTTGTCGTTGTTCAGGATGTTGACTGCTTAGGTGCGGATGAACAGCTCAAAATTGCTAATTTTCTTCCAAAGTTAAGTGCGAGGAGTTGTCTGATACTTCTAACTTCGGAAAAGGCGGTTACAGTAAAGCCAAAGAGCCAGGCAAAGGAAAAAGCTTCAACGGGTGCAGATGGCGAAGAGGAGGCTCCGAGAAAGGGGCTTCAGCCGAAGCTTCGGTCGGCAGTCGCCAAATATGGAACCATTGTTCATGCTGAAAAATTAAAAGGGGAGGCTCTTCGAAGGGCAGTTGTTGCAGAGGCACACAAGCACGGAAAGGATATTCAGCAGGCGGCAGCGGAGGCTCTTGCGTACTCAATAGAAGGGAGCTTGGCGCTAATGCAACGTGAGATTGAGAAGCTTGCTATTTATATTGGCGATCGAAAGACTATCATGCTCGCCGATGTCGAACGTTTGACACCAAGGCCACCTGAAGATAGGATTTTTCCAATGATTGATGCGATTGGAGCAGGTAAGAAGGCGCAGGCGATTAAGCTCCTCCAGGAGACTCTTATGGCAAGCGCAAGACCCGAGGAAGAGGTCATGCGAATTTTAGCGATGCTAGCTCGGCACTTTCGCTTACTTTATCAGATGGCGTATTTGAGGCAAATTGGCTTGGACCCTTTCTCCAAGGTGCCCGACGACGTTGCAGATATGTTGCCTAAGGAGCATAACATCTTGGAAACCGCAGAATATGCAAGGAGGGCAATGGCGGCGCAGTTGCGGTTTTTTACTATGCCTCAAATCATGAAGTGCTTGAAGCAGGTTCTTGCAACTGAGCTGGTAACAAAAGGCGTTGAGGGAGAAGCTAGCTCCCGCCGGTTGAACCTCGAAATCCTCATAATGAGGCTTTGCGATCGAGAAAGGTGTTAA
- a CDS encoding helix-turn-helix transcriptional regulator, giving the protein MATTLSIPSSDRRETPSLTAREIEVLNLILEGKSSGEVAEILYLSKRTVDFHLAKIYEKLGVSNRIQALRRAAELGVLSPT; this is encoded by the coding sequence ATGGCCACCACCTTATCCATACCTTCTTCTGACCGCAGGGAGACGCCCTCTTTGACCGCGCGGGAGATCGAAGTCTTGAACTTGATCCTCGAAGGTAAGTCAAGCGGAGAGGTTGCCGAGATCCTCTACCTAAGCAAACGCACTGTGGACTTTCATCTAGCAAAAATTTATGAAAAGCTGGGTGTTTCGAATCGAATTCAGGCACTCCGGCGCGCAGCAGAGCTGGGGGTTTTGTCTCCAACATAA
- a CDS encoding glycoside hydrolase family 78 protein yields MCRIIILCAVLCLIFSVRPAAGSWKGKWIWDSGEDKPVNYYLYVRKTFNLPGNAVTAPVRICADSRYKLYVNGRFVGRGPARSDPRWQYYDTYDLSPYLTSGKNVIAALVHHYGTGTFFYILGRGGFIFDGSIFYTDANSSKCKKLTLASDESWRVLPAKAWFRDLPRMDVQLGFNEVYDANLAPDGWTEVCFDDSNWEKAKVIGPSGMDPWPMLVPSEIPQMYEQEIFPTAIYEIGTAEPSPNDNPYDDKASIAALMSHEVRKKAQNTAILVTNPQALIRRPNIEDILHSQPLDPRGKTLPAFSATNSKLGVCTVYPLPEKERKAGKAVYIVLDFGREITGYPRINILASSGGVIDIGYGELLTEGKVDPHRSGVHYADRYRMKPNRQTWETFDKRAFRYMQLDFRDCPGPVVIESISVNFSTYPVKWRGYFECSNERLNEIWRVGAYTVQLNMEDAYTDCPWRERTQWWGDARVEAMTNYYVFGDTYLIRKGIKQIGQSQKPNGITMCFWPGTFDNPIPAFCLYWIMSIQDYYMYTGDRTLVAEIFPKVKKLIGWFEAQKDAFGLLTDLPHWNFIDWTAGQLKGTITAQNCLYYKALLDASELAKLVGDNETATKLSTRAEEVKLAINSRLFDYSRGMYAEYYSEKDKTFSSELSQMPNGLAAVYGIAPVEVRKAILAKALDTSSGIIPGGPFFSYFFLEALFENNMHSEALDFIETNWGKMLDWGSTTLWENWHNSNSLCHGWSSAPTSHLSKYILGISPAKPGFRRVSIAPNAGSLDWAKGCVPTPLGDVEVDWKNNKDAFRIAIKIPKGMKADVSLPLPDDSKTPKVLVNGSQLLPAGISFSGLRCGRAYLTIEQSGKYELTVAFNN; encoded by the coding sequence ATGTGCAGAATCATCATCCTTTGCGCCGTTCTCTGCCTAATCTTCAGCGTCCGCCCTGCCGCTGGAAGCTGGAAAGGCAAATGGATATGGGACTCAGGCGAGGACAAGCCGGTCAACTACTACTTGTATGTTCGAAAGACATTCAACTTGCCTGGAAACGCTGTCACCGCACCCGTGCGGATTTGCGCTGACAGCCGCTACAAGCTCTACGTAAATGGCCGGTTCGTTGGGCGCGGCCCTGCGCGGTCTGACCCTCGATGGCAGTACTATGACACTTATGACCTTTCACCTTACCTAACATCCGGCAAGAATGTAATTGCTGCTTTGGTTCATCACTACGGCACAGGAACATTCTTCTACATACTCGGGCGAGGCGGCTTCATCTTTGACGGGTCAATTTTTTACACAGATGCCAACTCTAGCAAATGTAAGAAGCTTACGCTCGCATCCGACGAATCTTGGCGGGTGTTGCCAGCCAAAGCCTGGTTCCGCGATCTACCGCGAATGGACGTGCAGTTGGGATTCAACGAAGTTTACGATGCAAATCTTGCCCCCGATGGATGGACTGAAGTCTGCTTCGATGATTCAAACTGGGAGAAGGCAAAGGTAATCGGCCCATCGGGTATGGACCCATGGCCCATGCTTGTGCCGAGCGAAATCCCCCAGATGTATGAACAGGAGATATTCCCAACGGCAATCTATGAAATAGGCACTGCTGAGCCATCTCCAAACGATAACCCCTATGACGATAAGGCCTCAATAGCCGCATTGATGAGCCATGAAGTTAGAAAAAAGGCACAAAACACAGCCATACTGGTCACAAACCCACAAGCGCTCATCAGGCGGCCAAATATTGAAGATATCCTACATTCTCAACCTTTGGACCCTAGGGGAAAGACTTTGCCTGCGTTTTCGGCAACAAATTCAAAGCTAGGCGTATGCACTGTTTATCCACTCCCAGAAAAAGAACGCAAGGCCGGAAAAGCAGTATATATCGTTCTTGACTTTGGCCGCGAAATCACAGGCTACCCCCGAATCAATATCCTCGCATCGAGCGGGGGTGTAATAGATATCGGATACGGCGAACTGCTTACCGAAGGAAAGGTCGACCCCCATCGTAGCGGCGTCCATTACGCAGATAGATACCGAATGAAGCCCAATCGCCAAACTTGGGAGACTTTCGATAAACGTGCATTTAGGTATATGCAGCTTGACTTTCGCGACTGCCCAGGCCCAGTAGTTATCGAATCCATTAGCGTGAATTTCTCCACCTATCCGGTTAAATGGCGCGGATACTTCGAATGCTCAAACGAACGACTGAACGAAATATGGAGGGTGGGCGCGTACACAGTTCAGCTCAATATGGAAGACGCCTACACTGACTGCCCTTGGCGAGAACGCACACAATGGTGGGGCGATGCCCGAGTCGAGGCGATGACCAATTATTACGTATTTGGCGATACTTATCTTATCCGAAAGGGTATTAAGCAAATAGGCCAATCACAAAAGCCAAATGGCATAACAATGTGTTTTTGGCCAGGAACGTTTGATAACCCAATCCCGGCTTTTTGTCTCTATTGGATTATGTCAATCCAAGACTACTACATGTATACTGGCGACAGAACCCTTGTTGCCGAAATCTTCCCCAAAGTAAAAAAACTAATTGGCTGGTTTGAAGCACAAAAGGATGCCTTTGGCCTGCTAACCGACTTACCGCATTGGAACTTTATTGATTGGACCGCTGGCCAGCTCAAGGGCACTATTACAGCGCAGAACTGCCTATATTACAAGGCGCTCTTAGATGCCTCTGAGCTTGCGAAGTTAGTTGGAGATAATGAAACAGCAACTAAACTTTCCACTCGGGCTGAGGAAGTAAAATTAGCAATTAACTCAAGGCTCTTTGATTACTCTAGAGGGATGTATGCTGAATACTACTCAGAGAAGGACAAAACTTTCTCAAGCGAACTTAGCCAGATGCCGAACGGCCTCGCCGCTGTCTATGGAATCGCCCCCGTTGAAGTCCGTAAGGCGATACTTGCGAAGGCTCTTGATACATCAAGCGGCATAATACCTGGCGGCCCATTCTTCTCCTACTTCTTCCTCGAAGCGCTTTTCGAAAACAACATGCACAGTGAAGCACTCGACTTCATCGAGACCAACTGGGGCAAAATGCTCGACTGGGGCTCAACCACACTTTGGGAGAATTGGCATAATTCAAATTCACTATGCCACGGGTGGTCTTCCGCCCCAACCTCACATCTGTCCAAGTATATATTAGGAATAAGCCCAGCCAAACCAGGGTTTCGCCGAGTGTCCATTGCCCCAAACGCTGGCAGCCTAGATTGGGCAAAGGGGTGTGTACCAACACCTCTAGGCGACGTTGAAGTTGATTGGAAAAATAACAAGGATGCTTTTCGAATTGCAATTAAGATTCCCAAGGGAATGAAGGCGGATGTTAGCCTGCCGCTGCCTGACGATAGCAAGACACCAAAAGTATTAGTAAACGGAAGTCAACTTCTGCCTGCAGGTATCTCCTTTTCTGGACTCCGTTGTGGTAGAGCCTATTTAACAATCGAACAATCTGGAAAATATGAGCTAACTGTCGCCTTTAACAATTAA
- a CDS encoding ATP-dependent DNA helicase, whose amino-acid sequence MDLKDLLGPGGPISQNMPGYEHRLQQIKVAIAIQNALKTKRHCLAEAGTGVGKSMAYIIPAAEHALNGNKVIISSHTLYLQAQLMNKDIPFVQNAIPQMPFTAVIMKGRTNYLCLNNLDAETPQLLLTSNPFFERIREWAKETQTGDVAELDFAFPEWEEICSDQDTCHRQECRFYHKCFYYKARKAASEADIVITNHSLFFSDLAIRMTDPNAGVLPDYKVVIFDEAHHLEDVATKVFGIEFSNWRIPSFLNKIRRTKGISLDPKRIQTIEKLNQDFFGIFINYQKQEFFFEDIYREQSQDEIENVVSILTTMLDGLNRELSEQETEGRQELEDRLNGLKRMCTRISEELKLLFFGTEDGYFKWGEKASSGKLANCYLRYSPLSVADLLYHSLWKQVDTAVLTSATLSNSGRFDYIKARLGIPDCVEIIEDSPFDFRNQSLLYIPKHLDFPSESPEYADKIADEIEHIVHASGGRAFLLFTSYRMMNAVYERLLTRLPYVLLKQGDMPNEQLVQEFLRLNNACLFGVHSFWEGVDIRGEALSCVVIDKLPFGVPDNPLNRARINSIKAAGRDWFREYAMPQAQIRLKQGFGRLIRKKDDRGVVAILDSRLVKKHYGKEFLKYLPPSPITHSIEDVEAFFAKVIGRRA is encoded by the coding sequence ATGGACTTAAAAGACCTTCTAGGCCCCGGGGGGCCAATTTCGCAAAATATGCCTGGCTACGAGCATCGGCTTCAGCAAATCAAAGTCGCAATTGCAATCCAAAATGCCTTGAAAACGAAAAGACACTGCCTTGCTGAAGCTGGCACTGGTGTCGGGAAAAGCATGGCATATATTATCCCAGCCGCCGAGCACGCATTAAACGGCAATAAGGTTATCATCTCCAGCCATACCCTCTATCTGCAAGCCCAGCTTATGAACAAAGACATTCCTTTCGTCCAGAACGCGATTCCCCAAATGCCTTTCACCGCAGTAATAATGAAAGGACGCACCAACTACTTGTGCTTAAATAACCTTGACGCCGAAACCCCCCAGCTCTTACTGACAAGCAATCCGTTTTTTGAACGTATAAGGGAATGGGCAAAGGAAACACAAACAGGTGATGTCGCCGAACTAGACTTTGCATTCCCAGAATGGGAAGAAATCTGCTCCGACCAGGACACATGCCACCGCCAGGAATGCAGGTTTTACCACAAATGCTTCTACTATAAGGCACGGAAGGCAGCCTCAGAAGCAGATATCGTTATTACCAACCACTCCCTATTTTTTAGCGACCTAGCAATCCGAATGACGGACCCAAATGCAGGTGTGTTACCTGATTATAAAGTCGTAATATTCGACGAAGCACACCACCTTGAGGATGTCGCAACAAAAGTTTTTGGCATCGAGTTTAGCAACTGGCGAATACCAAGCTTCCTTAATAAAATTCGCCGAACCAAAGGCATATCGCTTGATCCAAAACGCATCCAAACAATTGAGAAACTCAACCAAGACTTTTTCGGCATATTCATCAATTATCAAAAACAAGAATTCTTTTTTGAGGACATCTACCGCGAACAATCACAAGATGAAATCGAAAATGTTGTGAGCATTCTTACCACAATGCTTGACGGGCTAAATCGAGAGCTGTCCGAACAAGAGACAGAAGGCCGCCAGGAACTTGAGGACCGCCTAAACGGCCTTAAGCGAATGTGCACTCGCATTAGCGAGGAACTTAAACTGCTGTTCTTTGGTACGGAAGACGGCTACTTCAAATGGGGAGAGAAAGCCTCAAGCGGCAAACTTGCAAATTGTTACCTTCGTTACTCCCCATTAAGCGTCGCAGACCTGCTCTACCACTCTCTTTGGAAACAAGTAGATACTGCTGTCTTAACCTCTGCAACTCTTTCAAATTCAGGAAGGTTTGACTATATCAAGGCAAGGCTTGGAATTCCAGATTGCGTGGAGATTATCGAAGATTCGCCATTTGACTTTCGCAATCAGTCACTGCTCTACATTCCAAAACACCTAGATTTTCCATCTGAAAGCCCTGAATATGCAGACAAGATCGCAGACGAAATCGAGCACATTGTGCATGCCTCCGGCGGCAGAGCGTTCCTGCTGTTCACCTCTTACCGAATGATGAACGCCGTGTATGAACGGCTTTTAACAAGGTTGCCCTACGTCCTCTTGAAGCAAGGTGATATGCCAAACGAACAGCTCGTCCAGGAATTTCTTAGGCTCAACAATGCCTGTCTCTTCGGCGTTCACAGCTTCTGGGAGGGCGTTGATATTCGCGGCGAGGCTCTAAGCTGCGTAGTGATTGACAAGTTACCATTTGGTGTACCGGATAATCCCCTCAACCGCGCGCGTATAAATTCAATAAAGGCTGCTGGCCGCGACTGGTTCAGAGAATATGCGATGCCACAAGCACAAATACGTTTAAAGCAGGGCTTTGGCCGCTTAATTCGCAAGAAAGATGACCGAGGGGTAGTGGCAATACTCGACTCCCGGCTCGTGAAAAAACATTACGGCAAAGAATTCCTCAAATACCTCCCGCCTTCTCCCATAACACACTCGATCGAGGATGTAGAAGCGTTCTTCGCCAAAGTCATCGGACGCCGAGCATAA